The DNA region TGTCACTGTTCGTCCGTTTAATACGTATGGACCACGTCAATCTGCCCGAGCCGTCATTCCCACGATTATCACTCAGGCGATTGCAGGGAACACAATCCGCTTGGGCAGCCTGGATACGATCCGTGATTTTACTTATGTGGACGACACGGTGGATGGTTTTCTGTGCGCTGCCATTGCCAGCGATGTTGATGGATGTGCCTTTAATCTTGGAACTGGTGAGGCGATCAGTATTGGCGATCTTTCTGAGATGATCATTCGAAAGGTTGGCAATCAGGTAAAGGTCGAGATAGATGCGGCTCGATTTCGTCCACAGAAATCTGAGGTCAAGCGTCTGTTGTCAGATAATTCTCTGGCACGTGAGCGCTTGGACTGGGCGCCGACTGTGAGTTTGGATGATGGTTTAGATAAAACCATCTCGTGGATCATGAAAAACTTAAACCATTATCGCATTGGCACGTATGAACTCTAATAAGGAGGAGAGCATGAAAGCTGTCGTTTTGGCGGGAGGAAAAGGTGCCCGCCTTGCCCCGTACACCACCATCCTACCCAAGCCTTTGATGCCAATCGGGGATATGCCCATTCTCGAAGTGATGCTTCTTCAAATGAAGGATGCGGGAATTGAACACGTTATATTGACAGTTGGGCATTTGTCGGAATTGTTGCGTGCATTTTTTAAGGATGGAAGTCAATTTGGAATCAATATTACATATAGTTATGAGCAATGCCCATTGGGGACGGCGGGTCCGATTGCGTTGGTCGAAGATTTGAATGAAACCTTTTTGGTCTCGAACGGTGATGTGCTTACGACATTGAATTTGCGTGATCTGATCAAGTTTCATCAGGAGC from Anaerolineales bacterium includes:
- a CDS encoding sugar phosphate nucleotidyltransferase — protein: MKAVVLAGGKGARLAPYTTILPKPLMPIGDMPILEVMLLQMKDAGIEHVILTVGHLSELLRAFFKDGSQFGINITYSYEQCPLGTAGPIALVEDLNETFLVSNGDVLTTLNLRDLIKFHQEQKAVATIAVHHRQSKIDLGVIQRDGDYRITGYIEKPVYDFMVSMGIYVFEPAALPYITPNEYLDFPDLIKRMILAGERVVGYEFEGYWEDLGRPDDYARAAKDFENMRAQFLPSYCEG